Below is a window of Acanthochromis polyacanthus isolate Apoly-LR-REF ecotype Palm Island chromosome 18, KAUST_Apoly_ChrSc, whole genome shotgun sequence DNA.
AGCAGGAATGACATCAGATGCAAGTGCATCACGTGAGCTCATTTTCGGGTTAGTTCCTCAAACGGAGCAAGCACAGACAAAGTTTTCTCAAAAAGTGACCACTGGAGCAGCGGTGACAATGAAGCTGTCAGGAAGGTTGTACTCTGACCCAAATATTCCGAATGAGAGACTGAAGCATGGAATAAGTGCTGTTCCAGCGGGGTCGGGACATCCTGTTGGAGTCTTAACGGGCTGGTTGAGTTGCACTTGTGTGTCCTCCAGTTGGGAGTAGGCTAAAGCAGAgtgtttaaaatgtccaacaacTTTTCGTCCCACTGCCACTGCATCGCCTACGCTTCTCTGAGCCAGCAGCACCTCGTTTACAgccagctgcagtgtgtgtgcgaCACACAGGAGGCTTGGAAGCTCCGCATCACGCATGGCTTTTACCATGTTCTTCGCGTTATCTCGTAGCACAACATGGACTGCACTTTTATTAATGCCCCACGTCTGAAGCATAACATCAAACTCATCTGCAATGGCTTGGCCGGGTGTGCGACCCTCTGATTGTTTGCATGCAGTATGGCCTTCCGCAGCTTAAAATCATCgtcaatccactgtgcagtcaGGCTGATGAGAGACACTGGGCTGACGCTGCTGCTCCAAATGTCCGTGGGGAAGCTTTATGTTTTAACATCATGCAACAGGTTGTGGATTTTGTGCAGCTTCGGTAGCACCGTGTCTGTGATATGGGTACGGCTAGAAATCTAAGCCTCGGCTCAAGTATGCAGAGAAGACGCCGAAATCCCAAATTTTCGACCATGGACAGCAGCTGGTCATCCAGGGCAGTATACTCGGCAAGGGCATGTGCGATTTTGACCGCACGTAGGTTGTCTCTGGACATTTTCTCCCGCTTAGCCAGTGTCTGCTGCAAAGTTGGTTGTCTCTTTTCGGTGTCGCGAATGAACTCCTTATATCTGCGTCGTGCTTGGATTTCAAATGTTTAATGAAGTTGCTTGTGTTGTAAGTGGTAGATTTTGTTCCTCCTCTGGACATTTTTGCTGGACATAATTTgcattctgctttgtttttgtcgctCTCATCACCTGAAAATAGTTCCACACTGCTGACATGACTCGTCGCTGCCCGCCTTGTAGTCAAGTGTATCGGTGTCGTGGTATCGTTGACCATTTTAGGAGTACAAGTACGAGTACTCATGCCTGGTATCAGATCGATACCGCTATCGGCATCGGTGCATCCCTACAGAAACGATCTTATCTTGGAGGGAGAGGGAACGCTGGTGTTATCGACCATCAAGTCATTCTCACTGATGTCCACTGTAGCTCTTACTTTCTCTGGGTCAGTGGAGATGCCATCCTTGGTTACACTGTCCCCAAGAACTTCACAGATGATCGCATGAAGTGGCACTTTTTGGGAGCAAGCTTGAGTTGTGCGCCTTGAGCCTCTCAAACACAATCTCCAGCCTTTGCAAAGCCACGTGTTcatttggagcaaagacaagaaTGTCATCAAGGTAACAAAGGAGGCTAAGGAAGTTCTGATCTCCAAAGATGCCCATTATCATCTGCATGAATGTAGCTGGGCTGTTCAGAGACCCTGTGGAAGCCTGTTGTACTCATACAGCCCGAAAGGAGGTGAAAGCAGTGAACTTTTGTCTTCTTCATGGACCTCAACGTTGTAGTAACCAGAGGTCAAGTCCCATGGTCAAAAGAAGGCATTCCTCTGAGAGCAGCCAACGCATTGGCCTGGTAAGGTAGGGGATGCACATCCTTAATTTGTGCATGCATTCAGCCAATGAAAATTGTGCAAAGACGCAGATCTCCATTTTTCTTCCAAACCAGTACTGATGGTGACGCACTGAAGACTTCGTATATGATGTCCACTCCTCCATTTCATTCAGAAGCTAAACGTAACTTCTCATAGTGGGAAGGGGACAGCCATCGATTAGAGCACCCTGAATGTCTGCTGTCACTCAGCCGGATCCGGTGGAACAAAAGTCTTTGGCCTTTTCACAGTCAAGACTATGGCGGAAGAAGATGGATTCGTTCTTGGCCACCACATCAACTAATTTTGTTTTCCAGAATGAGGAACGCTTGTTTGAGTCAATGCCCTGCAGTCCTAAGTCACACAGGGCTGAACTGGTAGGTCTGTGTAGATGGCATTCAGTCAACAGGTCAAACTTTCCTCGCTACAGTGTCACTCTGATCAGCAGTCTTAGTCACATTGCATTTCACAttgtcagttttgtcattttcatacaGATAATCGATGTCAAAGTCTTCTCGGACGACACAGGGAGACACATCGATGATCTTGCAGTTGCATCTGAGAGTCTATGGTTATGGGAAGGGTAATGACTCTCACTGGGACCCAACCATCGCCCCACAATGGTGTTACTGTCCCGTCCCACCCATAACTGTCCGAGGCACTGTTCGAGACTCACTCGGCTCCACAAAAAACTGTACTGCCAGCAGAGAGGCACATATGACTTGGCAGACGACCCACAATTTCTGACCCCTGCCAAAACTAGTTCAAGTTTAACTCATCCATTGTTACTATGaaacacaaaactcaaaaacaataaaagaacaaattctCCTAAAGAGAGAATGTAATTTTCTAGTAAATATACACTGTACCAAATGAACAGTTGCCTGTACATATTCTCACCCTGTAAACTCAGTTACTCAATAAACTTCATTTACCTAAATTTTCCACCTTTGAAAgatttttcagtctttcttttttaactatattttatttttgtaaaattttctgCCAGAAATAAAACACCAGAGATTCCTCTTGCCGACTGCAATCCATGGAGGCGACTCAGACGCTGTCGGCCGCTGGCTTTGACAGCAGAGAATTGCAACACTCCACGACGAAATAATGGAATCCCAGGAAGTAGACGGGGTCACCTTGTCTGCCTTCATGGGAGTAGCTCGTGGTGTTATAGATTTTACCCTttaacttcagtgtaccgccggcggtacacctactaatttgcatagaaatttcaagaatgtccgacggccgcaaacgcgcttatataaacactatacaccgatggaaagcttagattctcatgaatctgccggtataaaccactttcagattgcgattaccacagcgggtgagaaaaacacatttgtccgacaaaaacaaatattcattccatccgttctctatacacggcttcaacgcacacagcgcgactcacatttccgggttcattattatacacaaaaataaagattccacaaaaaacggtcataatccaaccttttacatcagatgacacaagccaggaaactattttgtccaaaacatgtcctgaagtcggtataaaatccccgaatcggtccttttcaagaaaatgcacctcgcgatgcgcgtccaatattccctgtattttcgtcatttttttgatttaaaaatagaatattagcgatttttttgtactgaaacggctggaattgactgaagcttaaagggttaagaaaaCGCATACAGTTTCTCGTGGTTGTGTTCGAGGTGGCTGTGCAGATTTGTAGTGTTTCCTCGCGACGTAGCCACAAGTTTTCGGCATGACTTGCAAAGTTCTGCGTCTGTGACTTGTCCTTGCACTGTTTTTTAGGCACATGTTGTTCGTTACAGTCGTCTTTCTCGTGTCctgccatgttgtgttgtggcgCTGGTAGCAAAAGTGCTATTCAGGGTGGGGGGAGGGGTTTAAGGTCGTGCTTAATTGGTCACAAGTAAATGTCTATGCCTGCAAAAAGCATGATTTATACatctaaataatcataaaattatCGCACAACTTTGCGATAAGGTTATTGCATTTACCATTatgcaaaacaatatttttttgatatATCGTGCAGCCCTAATGGTGTCTGTTAGTTGATGTTTGTGGAGTTTTTAAAACGtgatcgttgtgttgattgacccctggaagcaagaaccaaagtttcctgttcagaggtgctggaagtgtttatctgaactactccacattgacagcaactgcattgtgttatcaaacagtttaataataaaactctgacagaggactcagtcattccatcatttcagtccagagacataattccatgtatagAGACCATTCATGATCTAAAGAAAGCGCACATACAGAGTTAGAGAGTATAGAAGTAATGTGTTCAGCTGCATTCCACTCTtaacatgttgggtttcactgatgagtcaaatcaacagtatagtaaccagcagtaaaataagaataacattaaaatccaaatgtcctgacaggtttgaaggctgaagaggacagcagctttattcagacaaATTTTACTGGATcccatcaaacctgtctgtgtggtgtgtagaaaGTACCCAGTGGTGTTTACCATTAGAATCTTTGTGATCCTGTATCCATTGTGGAACAACGTGTTTCATAGaatgttcagtcatttggagatgcttgtatcattcctgctgctgtgtcatggcTCCTTGACTTCTATTCTAAAGTATCATATTCTTTTTGTGTCAAACATTCGACTCTTGAGCTGATTTTGTTggagacagccagtcctggacaaagtgacagatgtgtgttctctcatcatcacagtagtaaccattgtcttttgtctctttgtccctccagagctcccacagtcttatgtctgtgagaatgagaagactgtcgttgaccatcagccccatgaccaggagagaaactccacggtggaccatgaggacccagagcctctACGGATTAAAGAccagcaggaggaactctgccCAGTTGGGACCAAAcaaacccagagatttctcaaattaaaatggaacaggaagaattgtgcaccagtctggaccaatcaaacccagggttaccacaaattaaagtggaacaggatgaactctgctccagtcaggaggaagagttaattggattgaaacaggagactgatacctctgaggtgactcctgctgatgaggaaagtgaccacagtgaaccaaaaccaaacaatgaTCAGCTCTTGTTTCTCATCTCTTGTGTAGGCTGAGAGTccagatcaggaaggaagcAAGGATGTAGACTCAGGATCAAACTGGATGTATCGAGCAGAAACCACGACATCAGAGTAACAgcagtcacagtaatgatgtagacaatgctccaTTGTCAGGAGACAGTGTTGATAATGACAAGGCaaagaaaatctgcaacatGCGAGATCTGTGGAAAAGCTTTcagcaataaatcagttttaatcatacatcacagaacccacacaggtgagaagccatattcttgtgaaatcTGGTGAAAAAGCTTTAGTAAGCGGTCCCgtttgactgaccacatgagatgtcacacaggtgagaagccatattcttgtggaacctgtggaaaaagctttagtcaacGTTCCAATTTGACTacccacatgagatgtcacacaggtgagaagccctatgtttgtaacacttgtggAAAAGATTTTCTGGTTTCATCAGGACATAGAAGGCACACGATAATTCACAAAAGagaaagccatattcttgtgaaacctgtgaaaaaactttcagtcAACGTTCCTCTTTGACTatccacatgagatgtcacacaggtgagaagccgtttTCTTGTGGAATCTGTGAAAAAAGCTTCAGTCGACGTTCCTCTTTGACTGaacacatgagatgtcacacaggtgagaagccatatgtttgtaacacttgtggaaaaaagattttctgtttcatcagtatatagaaggcacatggcagttcacaaaatgggAATGCCATATTCTTGTGAATCTGTGAACAAAGATTCAAACATAGTTATCGATTAAAAGCTCACATGAGAAATGTcacacagctgagaagtcgtgatcctgaaacatctgtggaaaacataatGTCAGAACTAAACTTGAAACAACATGGAAGCGTTGGTAGAggttaaaagtagatgttttagatttaaagcacctttagtctgtgcttcaacaacaattgtaagtatgtaagcaatccttgatgattagaccagatggagtctggactgtggtggtggtggagcaggcagaagaaccaaactgaatgtctggatggatatggtattggtacagactgctacatttctgctatcatgacatccttcatcagcagagcagtgattggagatATTGTGAGCTGTTTGGAAACAtttcacatcctgctgagagaacatggctgttcaggtgtgaacatactgctggaatccactcagcttgagcttctgctgtctttcaagtgaaaggaggcaacgagatacagagacattgtgacagtaggacacaacagagtgtgtcactgcagcagaaggagatctggacgtgaaataaagttgtaataagTCTATAGCTCCATGACTgtttcatgaaatgttttgaatgtttttaaacagatgaacatttacaagttgtttcATAATGAACTGTAACACTGAAGATCCCCAGCAAGAATATCTCTGAGTCAGATTAGCAAAGACATAACcaattttaattcagtttatttatatagtggcAATTACAGTGAAATTGTTTTAAGATGCTttccagaacccatatgcctgaacccccagagcagcccaaaggtgacagtggcaaaagataacacccttttaacagggaaaaaaaccttgatcagaacctggctctttatgtggggggaaccatctgctgctggtgagagggacagaagaggtaaaGAGGAGTCTGAGAGGGGTTGAGATAGGTAGAGAGGGGgagggaacaagg
It encodes the following:
- the LOC110972542 gene encoding uncharacterized protein LOC110972542 isoform X4 — translated: MNEKYQSDKVTMCSVEYLRELISDRLTAAAGEIFSEFEKTIVQYQEEIDRQRRLLDVIWKPHIPLQPIELPQSYVCENEKTVVDHQPHDQERNSTVDHEDPEPLRIKDQQEELCPVGTKQTQRFLKLKWNRKNCAPVWTNQTQGYHKLKWNRMNSAPVRRKS